The nucleotide sequence CCTGGAGCATCTCCCCAAGGAGGGGGTCGCGGACCGACGCCACCACCACCACGTGCTGCTGGGCCAGGCGCGCCGCCATCGGAATGAGCCCTTCCTCGGGTGCGCCGCTGTCCAGCGAGGTCAGCAGGACCACCAGCGAGCGGTGCGCCGACACCGCACGGACCTGCGCGGGCACCTGTGCCCAGTCCAGCTCGATGAGTTCTGCCTGCAGGGGCGCCGCGGCCTGAACAAGCTGTCCCAGCAGGTTGCCGCCCGCCGTGGTGCCCGCTCGGGCGCGCATCCTCCGGTCGAACGCGAAGAAGTCCACGCGGTCACCGCCGCGCTCGGCGAGGACACCCAGCAGCAGTGCGGCCTCGATGCCGGTGTCCAGCCGGGGTTCGTCGTTCACGCGCGCGGCGGCGGTGCGCGAGGTGTCCAGCATGATCACCACCCGCCGGTCCCGTTCCGGACGCCAGGTGCGCACCACGACGGCGGACCGTCTCGCCGTTGCGCGCCAGTCGATGGAGCGCACGTCATCGCCCCGGACATAATCGCGCAGCGAATCGAACTCGGTTCCGGCGCCGCGGATCTGCACCGCGGCCTTGCCGTCGAGCTCCCGCAGCCGGCGCAGTTTTGACGGCAGGTGCCGCCGGGAGTTGAAAGGCGGCATCACCCGCAGTGATCCGGCGGCGTGGACCGTTTTCTGCCGGGCGGCCAGCCGGAGCGGGCCAAAGGAGCGGACGGTGATGTGGGGCGCACTGAGGTCACCCCGCCGGACCGGCCTGAGCCTGACATTCAGGCGGCGTCTTTCACCCGCCGGAACCTCTGCCTCCTGCACCGGGTTTTCCGCCCCGGCGGAGGGCTGCCACGCATCACGCACCACAGCACGGAGCCGGCGCGGGCCGCTGTTGCGAACCGTCAGCACGGCGTCCGCAACGCCCCCGAGCGTGACGTTGGCCGGCGCCGACCTGTCCACGGAAACCTGCTGCAGTGCCGCAGCCAGCAGCACGTCCAGCACGGCCAGCGCGCCCAGGACCAGGAGCACGCCAAGCACGGTCAACCAGCCGGGAAAGAGGAGCACAGGAACCAGCCCCGCTGCCGCGAGGAGAACCAAACGCCCGGAAATGGC is from Arthrobacter sp. QXT-31 and encodes:
- a CDS encoding DUF58 domain-containing protein, encoding MAISGRLVLLAAAGLVPVLLFPGWLTVLGVLLVLGALAVLDVLLAAALQQVSVDRSAPANVTLGGVADAVLTVRNSGPRRLRAVVRDAWQPSAGAENPVQEAEVPAGERRRLNVRLRPVRRGDLSAPHITVRSFGPLRLAARQKTVHAAGSLRVMPPFNSRRHLPSKLRRLRELDGKAAVQIRGAGTEFDSLRDYVRGDDVRSIDWRATARRSAVVVRTWRPERDRRVVIMLDTSRTAAARVNDEPRLDTGIEAALLLGVLAERGGDRVDFFAFDRRMRARAGTTAGGNLLGQLVQAAAPLQAELIELDWAQVPAQVRAVSAHRSLVVLLTSLDSGAPEEGLIPMAARLAQQHVVVVASVRDPLLGEMLQDRTTAAKVFRAAAAERALLEREAVTAQLRQFGVEVVDAEPHQLPPALADAYIRLKAAGRL